A genome region from Candidatus Neomarinimicrobiota bacterium includes the following:
- a CDS encoding response regulator — protein MQLKDTRILIVEDEIVVASEIKLRLEEMGYGVIGIVNNGRDAIIKAELYDPDIILMDITLKGRMTGLEATREITRISDIPVIFITAHTDKSTLDSAREASSHGIFTKPFSDVELQAAIQQALISKIMKNLLEEDEDETN, from the coding sequence ATGCAACTAAAAGATACGCGTATTCTAATAGTCGAAGATGAGATAGTTGTTGCCAGTGAAATAAAACTCAGGCTTGAGGAAATGGGATATGGAGTGATTGGTATAGTGAACAACGGTCGCGATGCGATCATAAAAGCTGAGCTCTATGATCCTGATATCATCCTGATGGATATTACACTGAAGGGCAGGATGACAGGTTTGGAAGCCACTCGTGAGATCACCCGAATCAGCGATATTCCAGTTATTTTCATTACTGCCCATACTGACAAATCAACACTTGATTCTGCCCGGGAAGCCAGTTCTCACGGTATCTTCACAAAACCATTTAGTGATGTTGAGCTGCAGGCAGCTATTCAGCAGGCTCTTATTTCCAAGATTATGAAAAATCTTCTTGAGGAAGATGAGGACGAAACAAACTAG